A stretch of Acidimicrobiales bacterium DNA encodes these proteins:
- a CDS encoding DarT ssDNA thymidine ADP-ribosyltransferase family protein — MNPAEPAINREVASSVSARGIGRICHFTRFAALDGIAAWRAVLSNALLRGVRTEFEQNDPVRYDGHEDYVSCTVQYPNVFLLTKWMEERGDDWVVLCMDPEPIAYSNSLFCPTNAATNSGALLEPGPEGFQRMFRNDPSQEFGDRSPAHLRNAPTDNQAELLVRSGVKADLIRSLVVRDSAAGERLRDSFDIGTLPVPVKLVACRAFFDRDLAYQVQWGRRPDTFHQVLAAPTAEEG; from the coding sequence ATGAACCCAGCCGAGCCAGCGATCAACCGTGAGGTCGCGTCCAGCGTCTCGGCTCGCGGAATAGGGAGGATCTGTCACTTCACACGGTTCGCCGCGCTCGACGGAATCGCGGCGTGGAGGGCGGTGCTCTCCAACGCGTTGCTTCGTGGCGTGCGTACCGAGTTCGAGCAGAACGATCCGGTCAGATACGACGGGCACGAGGACTACGTCTCATGCACTGTTCAGTATCCCAACGTGTTCTTGCTGACGAAATGGATGGAGGAAAGAGGGGACGACTGGGTAGTGCTCTGCATGGACCCGGAGCCGATCGCATACTCGAACTCGCTGTTCTGCCCAACCAACGCTGCGACGAATAGTGGTGCGCTATTGGAACCGGGTCCAGAGGGATTTCAAAGAATGTTTCGCAATGACCCGAGCCAAGAATTTGGCGACAGGTCTCCGGCGCATCTCCGGAACGCACCGACGGACAACCAGGCGGAGCTTCTCGTGCGGAGTGGTGTGAAGGCGGACCTGATCCGCTCCCTTGTTGTGCGTGATTCGGCCGCTGGTGAACGGCTTCGCGACTCCTTCGACATCGGAACGCTCCCGGTTCCGGTGAAGCTGGTCGCCTGCCGTGCGTTCTTCGACCGAGACCTTGCCTACCAAGTGCAGTGGGGGCGCCGGCCCGACACGTTCCACCAAGTGCTCGCGGCACCGACCGCTGAGGAAGGTTGA
- a CDS encoding TM0106 family RecB-like putative nuclease codes for MRYVDGELRHSATDLVNHLACRHLTGLARETAEGRADRSWGAGGGGHDLIARFGDEHEARCLDQLHERGMNIAEIETGRTWPDVERAATETIEAMRSGVDAVFQATFIDGAWSGHADFLMRVPAATDLGNWGYEPVDAKLARSAKVRAMLQLGEYAAQVARVQGTAPENVHLWLGSNERFTFPTADLAAFHRRSRNRLLEDLGLDLLAVYPSPCAHCGICRWSTKCDTRRRDDDHLSFVAGIRADQIDRLEAAGITTLEALAGANAQNCPEGVTARGFEQVRAQARLQFEARDGTHRYELLDPTERPESGFHRLPEPSEHDLFFDLEGNPFREEGGIEYLWGISTRGDEYHEWWAHNPAEEKRVFEEVVDHMIKTRQRHPEAHIYHYAHHEVTTLKRLMGQYATRESEVDELLRGGALVDLYAVVRGAVRCSTEGYSLKDMERFYHSADGREGPVKSGFESIVMYERWCDGGSDTLLREIADYNKEDCVSTRELDDWLEARRDEALPRFGPIDRPQPLEGKAAEALDAYEERVVALRTQLLQDVDVASTGPSVPTDSDDNAAVPATGFDWLPHVGESPGSEMQADDRALWLLAHLLDFHRREEKSDWWAHFARLDMDEDELFEDSDAISGLAYEGIVDTVKRSNVHRFTFDPDQPYKLKPGGNPPIDPRTGESAGTIHRVDPVEGIIELTRGKNSAKPLPDALIPAKPVPNPNAKEALEEVGNDIVAHGLDGTRFGSVADLLRRGSPRLATGSLADLSDLDAGERVVEAGTRLQDSSLPIQGPPGAGKTYNAARLISRLAAEGKRVAVCANSHRVIENLLTAARKADSSLRILKAGGDDPEIADVDHESNTEARAMALTGDHDVIGGTVWLFAHPELRQAFDILIIDEAGQYGLANTIAAATCALSLVLVGDPQQLDQPTKGSHPPGVDRSALAHVIGTDQTIDTERGIFLDSTHRLHPDICSFVSETSYDGRLQPHQKCSCRSIAGVDHGLRWHAVEHAGNRSRSREEAAVVREVVDDMLGREFIDHDGTTRPIGVDDVLVITPYNAQVRELRAALPDGVLAGTVDLFQGREAPVVIYSMASSSAADAPRGLGFLLDQRRFNVAVSRAQRLAVVVASPEVLDALPSSVGQISLVSTVCRYVEVASA; via the coding sequence ATGCGCTATGTAGACGGCGAGCTACGACACTCGGCGACGGATCTGGTGAACCACCTCGCCTGCCGCCACCTCACCGGCCTGGCCCGCGAGACCGCAGAGGGCCGCGCCGATCGGTCATGGGGCGCCGGCGGAGGCGGCCACGACCTGATCGCACGGTTCGGCGACGAGCACGAGGCCCGCTGTCTCGACCAGCTGCACGAACGCGGCATGAACATCGCGGAGATCGAGACCGGGCGCACATGGCCCGATGTCGAGCGCGCCGCAACCGAGACCATCGAGGCGATGCGAAGCGGCGTCGACGCGGTCTTCCAGGCGACGTTCATCGACGGAGCCTGGAGCGGCCACGCCGATTTCCTGATGCGTGTCCCCGCAGCGACCGACCTCGGCAACTGGGGGTACGAACCGGTCGACGCCAAGCTCGCCCGCTCGGCCAAGGTGCGGGCCATGCTGCAACTCGGCGAGTACGCAGCCCAGGTCGCCCGAGTCCAAGGAACGGCCCCCGAGAACGTTCACCTCTGGCTCGGATCCAACGAACGATTCACGTTCCCGACCGCCGACCTGGCCGCATTCCACCGCCGAAGCCGAAATCGTCTACTCGAAGATCTCGGACTCGACCTTCTCGCCGTCTACCCCTCACCGTGCGCCCACTGCGGGATCTGCCGTTGGAGCACCAAGTGCGACACACGACGCCGCGACGACGACCACCTGTCCTTCGTCGCCGGCATCCGGGCCGACCAGATCGACCGACTCGAAGCCGCCGGGATCACCACGCTCGAAGCACTCGCCGGAGCTAACGCTCAGAACTGCCCGGAAGGAGTCACCGCCCGAGGGTTCGAGCAGGTCCGCGCCCAGGCCCGCTTGCAGTTCGAGGCACGCGACGGAACACACCGATACGAGCTTCTCGACCCGACCGAACGACCCGAAAGCGGATTTCACCGGCTCCCGGAACCCTCCGAGCACGACCTCTTCTTCGATCTCGAGGGAAACCCGTTCCGCGAAGAAGGAGGCATCGAGTACCTCTGGGGTATCAGCACCCGCGGCGACGAATACCACGAGTGGTGGGCCCACAACCCCGCTGAGGAGAAACGGGTCTTCGAGGAAGTCGTCGACCACATGATCAAGACCCGGCAACGACACCCCGAAGCACACATCTACCACTACGCCCACCACGAGGTCACGACACTCAAGCGGCTCATGGGTCAGTACGCCACCCGGGAGTCCGAGGTGGACGAGCTCCTCCGAGGCGGAGCGTTGGTCGATCTCTACGCGGTGGTGCGAGGTGCCGTCCGCTGCTCGACCGAGGGCTACTCACTGAAGGACATGGAACGCTTCTACCACTCCGCCGACGGCCGAGAAGGCCCAGTCAAGAGCGGCTTCGAGAGCATCGTCATGTACGAGCGATGGTGCGACGGCGGGAGCGACACGCTCCTCCGTGAGATCGCCGATTACAACAAGGAAGACTGCGTCTCCACCCGCGAACTCGACGACTGGCTCGAGGCCCGCCGTGACGAGGCGCTCCCACGGTTCGGTCCGATCGACCGACCCCAGCCGCTCGAGGGCAAGGCCGCCGAAGCGCTCGATGCCTACGAGGAGCGGGTCGTCGCCCTCCGCACCCAGCTGTTGCAGGACGTTGACGTCGCGTCGACCGGTCCCTCGGTTCCGACCGACTCCGACGACAACGCGGCGGTCCCCGCCACCGGGTTCGACTGGCTCCCGCATGTCGGCGAATCGCCCGGGTCGGAGATGCAAGCCGACGACAGGGCCCTCTGGCTGCTCGCCCATCTCCTCGACTTCCACCGCCGAGAGGAGAAGTCCGACTGGTGGGCCCACTTCGCCAGGCTGGATATGGACGAGGACGAGCTCTTCGAGGACTCCGACGCGATCAGCGGACTGGCCTACGAAGGGATCGTGGACACGGTGAAGCGCTCGAACGTGCACCGGTTCACGTTCGACCCGGATCAGCCCTACAAGCTGAAGCCCGGGGGGAACCCGCCCATCGATCCGCGAACCGGCGAGAGCGCCGGCACGATCCATCGGGTCGACCCCGTGGAAGGCATCATCGAGCTCACCCGTGGGAAGAACAGCGCCAAGCCGCTTCCCGATGCCCTCATCCCAGCGAAGCCGGTACCGAACCCCAACGCTAAGGAAGCGCTCGAAGAGGTCGGAAACGACATCGTCGCCCACGGCCTCGACGGCACGCGATTCGGTTCGGTCGCTGATCTGCTCCGCCGCGGTTCACCCCGACTCGCCACCGGATCCCTCGCCGACCTGTCCGACCTCGACGCGGGGGAGCGCGTCGTCGAGGCCGGAACCCGGCTCCAGGACTCCAGCCTCCCGATTCAGGGACCGCCGGGCGCAGGCAAGACCTACAACGCGGCGCGTCTCATCAGCCGGCTCGCCGCCGAAGGGAAACGGGTCGCAGTCTGCGCCAACAGCCACCGCGTCATCGAGAACCTTCTCACGGCAGCGCGCAAGGCCGACTCGTCGCTGCGGATCCTCAAAGCTGGTGGCGACGACCCGGAGATCGCCGACGTCGACCACGAATCCAACACCGAGGCACGGGCCATGGCCCTCACCGGGGATCACGACGTCATCGGTGGGACCGTCTGGCTCTTCGCTCACCCGGAGCTTCGACAGGCGTTCGACATACTCATTATCGACGAGGCTGGACAATACGGGCTGGCCAACACCATCGCCGCGGCCACCTGCGCCCTCTCGCTCGTGCTGGTCGGCGACCCCCAACAGCTCGACCAGCCGACCAAGGGCTCACACCCACCCGGCGTCGACCGGTCGGCCCTCGCCCACGTCATCGGCACCGATCAGACCATCGACACCGAACGCGGGATCTTCCTCGACAGCACCCACCGGTTGCACCCCGACATCTGCTCGTTCGTCAGCGAGACGTCTTACGACGGACGTCTCCAACCTCACCAGAAGTGCTCCTGTCGGTCGATCGCCGGCGTCGACCACGGACTGCGATGGCACGCGGTCGAGCACGCGGGCAACCGCAGCCGAAGCCGAGAAGAGGCAGCTGTCGTCCGAGAGGTGGTCGACGACATGCTTGGCCGAGAGTTCATCGACCACGACGGGACCACTCGCCCCATCGGCGTCGACGATGTGCTGGTGATCACGCCGTACAACGCGCAGGTGCGAGAACTTCGCGCCGCCCTGCCCGACGGCGTCCTCGCAGGCACCGTCGATCTCTTCCAGGGCCGCGAGGCGCCTGTGGTCATCTACAGCATGGCCTCATCGTCGGCTGCGGACGCCCCGCGCGGACTGGGCTTCCTGCTCGACCAGCGTCGCTTCAACGTTGCCGTCTCGCGCGCACAGCGACTCGCTGTTGTCGTCGCCAGTCCAGAGGTGCTCGACGCTCTCCCGTCGTCGGTCGGACAGATCTCGCTCGTCTCGACCGTCTGTCGATACGTCGAGGTCGCCTCCGCCTGA
- a CDS encoding ribbon-helix-helix domain-containing protein, whose product MSLSDDEVKFLDTYAEEQGYASRSAVLRHAVRLLRANELSAAYEDAWSEWNEDGDADAWDATVADGVG is encoded by the coding sequence GTGAGCCTGTCCGACGATGAGGTGAAGTTCCTCGACACCTACGCCGAGGAGCAAGGATACGCATCGCGGTCGGCGGTGCTGCGACACGCCGTGCGACTGCTCCGGGCCAACGAGCTCAGCGCCGCGTACGAAGACGCATGGTCGGAGTGGAACGAGGATGGCGATGCCGACGCGTGGGACGCCACCGTGGCTGACGGTGTGGGTTGA
- a CDS encoding transposase, producing the protein MGTHRYPEEFRREAVQLYRRSDRPRVEIARSLGIADGSLAAWVNEFEARDAGGLDEDERAELIRLRKRVVEVEEEKEILRKAAQYFARETNR; encoded by the coding sequence ATGGGCACACATCGATATCCTGAGGAGTTCCGTCGCGAGGCGGTGCAGCTGTATCGCCGCTCGGATCGGCCACGAGTCGAGATCGCGCGATCGCTCGGCATCGCCGATGGGTCGTTGGCCGCCTGGGTCAACGAGTTCGAAGCTCGTGACGCGGGCGGCCTCGATGAGGACGAACGCGCGGAGCTGATCCGGCTCCGCAAACGCGTCGTCGAGGTCGAGGAGGAGAAGGAGATCCTTCGCAAGGCGGCGCAGTATTTCGCGAGAGAGACGAACCGGTGA
- a CDS encoding IS3 family transposase, with protein sequence MNKLCELVELPRATYYRWTGGAVSDRLVDDAYLANEIVDIYRQSRGTYGSPRVWGQLRRAGIRVGEKRVARIMAELGLVGAHSRKKWRRGANTAPAGDLLERDFTAEASDLRWVADITEFGCLDGKLFLAGIVDLHDRGIAGWSMGERQTTDLVVNALVMALARRDPDAELIHHADRGAQYTAVEFSNRLADWGLRASYSSTGDCFDNAAMESVWAALKREIRHLHGDWRQITRSELRTILFDYIETFYNRARHQAGLEHRTPAETYAASRAA encoded by the coding sequence GTGAACAAGCTCTGCGAGCTCGTCGAGCTGCCGAGGGCGACCTACTATCGCTGGACCGGCGGCGCCGTGTCGGATCGGCTCGTTGACGACGCCTACCTGGCCAACGAGATCGTCGACATCTACCGGCAGTCCCGCGGCACCTACGGCTCACCGAGAGTCTGGGGTCAGCTCCGCCGAGCCGGCATTCGCGTCGGCGAGAAGCGGGTCGCGCGGATCATGGCCGAGCTCGGCCTCGTCGGCGCGCACAGCCGCAAGAAGTGGCGGCGCGGCGCGAACACGGCACCGGCCGGAGATCTCCTCGAGCGGGACTTCACCGCCGAGGCGTCAGACCTGCGCTGGGTCGCCGACATCACCGAGTTCGGCTGCCTCGATGGCAAGCTGTTCCTCGCGGGGATCGTCGATCTGCACGATCGAGGGATCGCCGGCTGGTCGATGGGCGAACGCCAAACCACCGACCTCGTCGTCAACGCACTCGTCATGGCGCTCGCCCGCAGAGACCCCGACGCCGAGCTGATCCACCACGCCGACCGAGGCGCCCAATACACCGCGGTGGAGTTCTCCAACCGTCTCGCCGACTGGGGCCTGCGCGCCTCGTACTCCTCGACCGGCGATTGCTTCGACAACGCAGCGATGGAGTCGGTCTGGGCCGCACTCAAGCGCGAGATCCGACACCTTCACGGCGACTGGCGCCAGATCACCCGCTCCGAACTGCGCACGATCCTGTTCGACTACATCGAGACCTTCTACAACCGAGCCCGGCACCAGGCCGGGCTCGAGCACCGCACCCCCGCTGAGACCTACGCTGCCTCACGAGCAGCATGA